The Azospirillum baldaniorum genome window below encodes:
- a CDS encoding HlyD family secretion protein, giving the protein MHKLFKLTAGLTIAGVAGYIVLAEGVAVVSADAVVNARVAVVRAPIDGQLSLQPRAIGERVQRGQTLGNLTDVRADDARLFDLERVAGALDTDIGRIQAQISSMATSAATLRERTEAYRDGRIRQLKARIDEQQALLSSAKAQSTESTAALKRAEELRVNGVQSVAMLDKAQAAHEVNSLNIRAATARLDVLRTELEAASNGTFLGDSYNDTPYSSQRSQELELRLGELSAELQERTQRLTKIREQIALERQRVAKLRDAFLTSPVDGLVWEAPLGNDEYARKGQDLLRLLDCSTVIVTASVAESDYNRLKVGDPAQFRLSGTNRVFNGQVLRLAGSGAATVYNNLAIAPGADHLKRFDVALAIPDLLKDAEAGCAVGRTGKVVFSGTPRDLLRTVGSWLGLA; this is encoded by the coding sequence CGATCGCCGGGGTGGCCGGCTACATCGTCCTTGCGGAAGGTGTTGCGGTCGTCAGTGCCGATGCGGTCGTTAATGCGCGGGTCGCCGTGGTGCGTGCACCTATCGATGGTCAGCTTTCGCTGCAACCGCGGGCTATCGGTGAACGGGTCCAACGCGGACAGACGCTCGGCAATCTGACGGACGTTCGCGCCGACGATGCCCGTCTGTTCGATCTGGAACGCGTGGCCGGCGCGCTCGACACCGACATCGGGCGCATCCAGGCACAAATTTCCAGCATGGCGACGAGCGCGGCCACGCTGCGCGAACGCACCGAAGCGTACCGCGACGGGCGCATCCGTCAGCTGAAGGCCCGGATCGACGAACAGCAGGCTCTGCTGTCCAGCGCCAAGGCGCAGTCGACCGAATCCACCGCCGCCCTGAAGCGCGCGGAGGAGTTGAGGGTTAACGGGGTCCAGTCGGTGGCGATGCTGGACAAGGCGCAGGCGGCGCATGAGGTGAACAGCCTGAACATCCGCGCGGCCACGGCCCGCCTGGATGTTCTGCGCACCGAACTGGAGGCGGCTTCCAACGGCACGTTCCTCGGCGACTCCTACAACGACACGCCCTATTCCAGCCAGCGGTCCCAGGAATTGGAACTGCGTCTTGGCGAACTGTCCGCCGAACTTCAGGAGCGCACCCAGCGCCTGACGAAGATCCGCGAGCAGATCGCGCTCGAACGCCAGCGGGTGGCGAAGCTCCGCGACGCCTTCCTGACCTCTCCGGTGGACGGGCTGGTGTGGGAGGCGCCTCTGGGCAACGACGAGTACGCGCGCAAGGGACAGGACCTGCTGCGTCTGCTCGATTGCTCCACGGTCATCGTCACCGCCAGCGTCGCGGAGAGCGACTACAACCGTCTGAAGGTGGGCGATCCGGCACAGTTCCGGCTGTCCGGCACCAACCGGGTCTTCAATGGGCAGGTGCTGCGTCTGGCCGGCTCCGGCGCCGCGACGGTTTACAACAACCTCGCCATCGCGCCGGGCGCGGACCATCTGAAGCGCTTCGACGTGGCCTTGGCGATCCCGGATCTGCTGAAGGATGCGGAGGCCGGCTGCGCCGTTGGCCGGACGGGCAAGGTCGTCTTCTCCGGCACGCCGCGCGACCTTTTGCGCACCGTCGGTTCCTGGCTGGGGCTCGCCTGA